In Alphaproteobacteria bacterium US3C007, one genomic interval encodes:
- a CDS encoding YifB family Mg chelatase-like AAA ATPase yields MIARVVTVAFCGLDVRSVEVECAVAAGLPGLTIIGLADKAVSEARERVRSALHSLSLALPPKRITISLTPADLPKEGAHFDLAIALAMLSAIEAIPGDCLQETLAIGALSLDGRLNAVTGALPAALHAAELGLSLLCPQACGAEAAWVETTRVISADTLGRLIQHLNGQAVISPAAPGLVFLQNPNKDLADIKGQERAKRALEIAAAGRHHTFLVGTPGSGKSMLAARLKALLPELNAKEALETAMIHSVSGLLEEGGISRSPPFYAPHHTASKVALVGGGRKAQPGEISLAHNGVLFLDELPEFSREALETLRQPLETGEIWIARASAHIRYPCRFLLIAAANPCKCGYLYQAERACNKAPHCGAHYFQRLSGPLLDRFDLCVHVEATSFTSLQNHELGETTGDIAARVRAARRCQSLRFSAHDGIHSNADAHGKLLTQTCALATETISWLHKALDHFQLSPRGYHRMLRVARTIADLEGSDTIEKPHLSEALSFRPFPASGETAKQAG; encoded by the coding sequence ATGATTGCGCGGGTTGTTACGGTTGCGTTTTGTGGGCTGGATGTCCGCTCGGTTGAGGTGGAATGTGCTGTGGCCGCAGGGCTTCCGGGCTTAACCATCATTGGACTGGCCGATAAGGCCGTCAGCGAAGCGCGCGAGCGTGTAAGATCTGCGCTGCACAGTTTATCTTTGGCCTTGCCGCCTAAGCGGATTACCATCAGTCTTACGCCAGCCGACTTGCCCAAAGAGGGTGCACATTTCGATCTTGCAATCGCGCTGGCCATGCTTAGCGCGATCGAGGCAATTCCCGGTGATTGCTTGCAAGAAACTTTAGCCATTGGCGCTTTATCTTTGGATGGCAGATTGAACGCCGTGACCGGCGCGCTGCCCGCCGCGCTTCACGCAGCCGAACTTGGGTTATCGCTTTTATGCCCGCAAGCCTGCGGAGCTGAAGCGGCATGGGTGGAAACAACGCGCGTCATATCAGCGGATACATTGGGCCGTTTGATACAACATTTAAACGGTCAAGCCGTTATATCCCCTGCGGCCCCTGGTTTGGTTTTTCTACAAAACCCCAACAAGGATCTTGCGGATATCAAAGGCCAAGAGCGCGCAAAACGCGCCTTGGAAATCGCTGCAGCGGGGCGTCATCATACGTTTCTTGTTGGAACACCCGGTTCGGGAAAATCAATGCTTGCAGCCCGGCTGAAAGCCCTTTTGCCCGAGCTAAACGCCAAGGAAGCGCTGGAAACTGCGATGATACACTCGGTCAGCGGCTTGCTGGAAGAAGGGGGTATTTCACGCTCTCCACCGTTTTACGCACCCCATCATACGGCGTCTAAAGTGGCGCTGGTTGGGGGCGGGCGCAAAGCCCAACCTGGCGAGATTTCGCTCGCCCATAACGGTGTATTATTTTTGGATGAACTGCCCGAATTCTCACGCGAAGCGCTTGAAACCTTGCGCCAGCCGCTTGAAACGGGGGAAATTTGGATTGCCCGCGCCAGCGCACATATTCGCTATCCGTGCCGGTTTTTATTGATCGCCGCAGCCAATCCCTGCAAATGCGGGTATCTGTATCAAGCAGAGCGTGCCTGTAACAAGGCCCCCCATTGCGGCGCACATTATTTTCAACGCTTATCCGGGCCGCTTTTGGATCGCTTCGATCTTTGCGTACATGTAGAAGCCACCTCTTTCACCTCTTTGCAAAATCATGAGCTTGGTGAAACGACCGGTGATATTGCGGCGCGCGTACGGGCCGCACGGCGCTGCCAGAGCCTTCGGTTTTCCGCCCATGACGGGATCCACAGCAACGCAGATGCACATGGCAAACTGCTCACCCAAACATGCGCTCTTGCAACTGAAACAATCAGCTGGCTGCACAAAGCCTTGGATCATTTTCAACTTTCGCCGCGCGGCTATCATCGTATGCTGCGGGTTGCGCGCACCATCGCCGACCTAGAGGGCAGCGACACAATCGAAAAACCACATCTAAGCGAAGCGCTGAGTTTTCGCCCCTTCCCAGCCTCTGGAGAGACGGCCAAGCAAGCAGGCTGA
- a CDS encoding histidine phosphatase family protein, whose amino-acid sequence MSRLFLVRHGPTHVKAMVGWTDVQADLTDAAALARLRASLPQKALMVSSDLRRAIDTADALQVRQTRLPHAMGLREMHFGDWEMKTFNDVNATDPDGIFAFYDTPGDAAPPKGESWNMFSARVDSAIDTLQAKYLGSDLIIVAHFGVILRQFQRAKAISAYQAFAQKIDNLSLTEIEITDQRWRVIRVNALI is encoded by the coding sequence ATGAGCCGATTGTTTCTGGTGCGCCACGGACCGACCCATGTCAAAGCGATGGTTGGGTGGACGGATGTCCAGGCAGACCTCACGGATGCCGCAGCGCTGGCGCGTTTGCGGGCGAGCCTGCCACAAAAGGCCTTGATGGTTTCGTCAGACCTGCGCCGCGCGATCGATACAGCCGATGCGCTACAAGTGCGGCAAACGCGCCTGCCGCATGCAATGGGTCTGCGCGAGATGCATTTTGGCGATTGGGAAATGAAAACCTTCAATGATGTGAATGCCACCGACCCGGATGGCATTTTTGCATTTTACGACACACCCGGCGATGCCGCCCCGCCCAAGGGCGAAAGTTGGAATATGTTCTCGGCGCGCGTCGATTCTGCCATCGATACGCTGCAGGCCAAATATCTCGGCAGCGATTTGATCATCGTTGCGCATTTTGGCGTGATATTGCGGCAATTTCAAAGGGCCAAAGCCATTTCTGCCTATCAGGCTTTTGCTCAAAAGATAGACAACCTATCGCTCACAGAAATTGAGATCACGGATCAGCGCTGGCGCGTTATCCGGGTGAATGCGCTTATTTAA